The following nucleotide sequence is from Aspergillus nidulans FGSC A4 chromosome I.
GACAGTCTGCCATTGATGCGTACCACGCGTTGGCTACTGAGCCGCATGGTTAGGCATCAGTAGCATTAGGCAGAACAGCTAAAAAATTTCTCCTGCACGCTCCGCCAATCAGGCTAAGCGGTTGAAAGTGGTCTGGCTTGAAATAGAGAGGACGGTCGACATCGAGCCAGCGTACACGCAACTTAGAGCTTTGTTGAAAAAAGCCTGCTCGAAAGTGTTGTCAAAATGATTGCTCTTCGCGACCGCTGCTGTATTCTCCGACTGCCGAACGAGTTACTCGAGAGCATTTTGCGGTATGCGTATCCCCATGTCGACGGCGGAATGCACAGTCCTATTGTGCAGGAAAGACGCAAAGAGCGATACAGGACGTTGGCCTCATGGTGCCTGATATGTCGGCGTCTATATCCACTCGTCTTGTCGCATCTCTACGGGGACCTTATAGTAAGCTGCAATCCGCCAGAAGTGCAGCACGAGAGTGTCTCGAAGCTCCTGCATCGCAGCTGTCGCCAGAACCCAGCGCTGCGGGGCTTGTGCAAGCGACTGACTGTGTACTATCATGACTACGCCGCCAGTTACCAGGAGGAATTGGGGAACCCTCTTTACTATATCGCGAACGATTTCACAACCTGGTTTACGGGGGTAAGATCCCTTACTCTCTTCGAGCTGAGAGACAATGAAAGGGTATGGCAGCTGCTGAGACAAGGGCTCTGCAAATTTCGGAGCCTGACGGAGCTGTCGCTCAGGCAGACATACAGGTATGATATAGATCTTTGGCGGGTAGTAGACATGATCAATGAGCTGGCCTATCCGCAACTACGAACTCTTGCGCTCTATGGGGTGACTATCAGGGATTCTTCAGCGCGAGAAAAGACACAGGTTAGTGATCCAAAGGTCATATGCTTGAAAACCGTGGACTATATGAAAACCATTAATAAACCTTTTGAATATACACTCCCGCACGAGCTGACCATTGCTATAGAGAAAACCTCGTACGTCTCGGATTCGATCACTGAAGCTTCAATGCTTCATGGGTACTCCTGATGATCTTACAGAGCTCTTCCAATGGCCTGAGGTATTGGAGGAGTTCCATTTACAGTACATGTTTGGCGACAACTACAGTGATGGAGGAGCATACGACTCCTGGAGTCTCGCCACACTGCGATCGATTCTCATCATTCACAAGTCCACTTTGCGGTCTATCAAGATCCGCGCCCTAAACATTAGGGGACTAGCCGGATTTGATGTGCGCGAGTTCGAGCGCCTCGAGGAACTCAGCTTGTCATCTTCCATAATTTGTCGACTATATAAAGCCTGGCAGCACGATGATCATACCTTGAGTGCCTTAGTTGGCCCACGACTGCGTTCGTTCGAGTTAGTCCTGACACTTGAGGACCAGCAGCATTGCGAGTCTCTTGGTGACTTTGGTGAGACGGAAGAGAACTGGTTACGTGCCTTGGCCCATTTTGCTATCAGGAAACAGTACCctttgcgcgagattcgaATCCAATTTGCGCCGTATAAATATGAAACCTTGGACTTTGATTGTCGGTACCCCTGGGACCGAATGGATGACCTGGATCGTGAGCTCCAGCTTCATGGTATACGGGTACACTATTCGCCGCCGACGGTCAGTCGagcggagtttgaggaaCTTTTGAAGGATTATTTCGCCAAATAGTTTCTATGGCCTGTATTTGATAGCGCTCGGTTAAACACATTGGTGTTTACATTCAGGCGATGTAGCCTCCGGTGTTGATTTTCCTCCAAATATTCCCCTCCCGATATTCATCCATTATTCTGAATACATTATACGTAAAAGGGACTATACTGAGGAAAAGCCATTGACTCGCCTTTGCTTGTCCGAATGCTACAACGCCGGGATAAAGGGAGAAAGGGTAAAGTGTAGGCGGAGGGGTTCTAGTTGAATAATGAGCCAATAATTGCCATTCTTATTGATACACCACCTGTCTAAGGATCATCACCTGGCTTCAAGCCAGCTCACATTCAATCAACGACTCTACGCTGCGGTGGGCAGTCCAAAAGCCGACAATCCGCAGCCCGGCTGACTCGAGCAGGGAACGCCAATGCCTCTCAGTTCGCTCCCCAGAGCCCAGCTGCATCATGATCAGATCCAGGCTGGTGGTCTCCCAGTACGCGCCCTTGTCGGGGATCACATTTTCATTCACCAGCAGTTTGCTGTACCTGGGTTTCATGGCCGCCGCAAGATTCGCGAGGATCTTGCTGCAGAGGTCGTCGGGCCAATCATGTAGGACAGAGTGCAGATAATAGGCCCGAGCTGCCTTCACCGGCTGTTCGGTGAAGAAGTCGTGGGCTGTGATATCGATCGAGGGATGCAGGTCCTTGACGGCTGATATGACCTCCGGGAGGTCCTGGAGCACGAGGCGGCCAGGAATGTCCGGCCACTTTCGGCGGAAGTCAAGTAGATCGTGCCCAAAGCTGCCCCCTACATCGACCAGGAGTACATCCTCTTGATTGATTGCAACACCGTCGATGAGCCGCTCTCGCACGGGATAGAAGCCGGGATCCATCCAGCGAGCGCGGCCTTGCGCATAGACTCCCATGTGATTGTTGAAACGCTTTGCCGTGATGGGttcctgctggagaagaccgAAGAAGCCCTTGTCTGTATTGTATCCCAGCTGGAATGCTGTATCTGTCGCGCTCGTCGGGTTGCGGTACTTGGTCTTCTCGAGGAAGGCTGGGAGGGCGAGGATACCCATGGTGAATCGCGATGTCCTGCCGCATGATCAGCCTGCAGAATTCACTCGCTCCTGGATTCGGCCGTCGCATACATGAGTGGGAAGGCATCACTGTACTTTTCCACTGTCAGGACCTTGGAGAAACTAGTCGGGCGGTACTCATCGCATCCGGTCTCGGTGATCACGCCCATGGCAGCGAGATGTTTCATCAGACGACCTGCATACGGATTATGATGATCAGCGATGGCACAGTCGTATCACATACGGACCAGTCTCTAACTGACTCAGCAGTGCTGGCTCTGCGCCCGTTGCTTCTGCCAACTCCGCGACGGTTTTGGACTCGTGTGTTCCCAACGCGGTAAAGAGGTTAAGAGCAACAGCTGTTTCGAGCGCGGCGTAACTGGTTGACTGGCATATCTCTTAGCACGTCCTCCAGAAAGATAAATATATAGCAGCAACTGGATCTCGATCAGCGCGACACGTACCTCTGCCCAGCAGTGGCGGATAATGGCCTCCCGGGGAGTCTCAAGAGCGTACACCAGTGACCTGGCTGTTTCGAGCAATTTCAACCTGGCCTGAGGCTCTGCCCCAAGATACTGCTTACTGAACGCAGCAATCTTGTCGAGCAGTCCGGGGACCTGGTCTGGGAGGTTAGGTGACACCGcgagttcttcaacattgaCCGTTATGCCGTTCTCGTTGTACCCATTGCCATGGCCATTGGCACACGCATTCGTGGTATTTTCGGTGTGAGGCATCTTGACAGTGATCCTGCAAGCTAGACGAATATGACTGTACTGTTTGAGAGATTCGCAGGAGTGACAGTAGAGTTGCAGTTTGCGGAGAGGTCAGGAGCCCCTGACAGGGAACACATAAACCGGGCTAGACGAGAGTCCCACGGCTTTACTCGACGGCGCGGGCAGTCTAGCCCAGCAGTCCACTCTAGATGTTGACAGTCCGTCTCGCCGAGTGGGTTGTTCTAGTGAGACACTAAAACGATTAGATGGACCGGGGTCCTGATCCTTTCGGCCCGTCCGGGGGGAGAGGACGATCGTTGAAGTGGATGTCTCCACTGTTATGGTCCACCGCGTTACCACAACAGTCGGCGGAGTTTCTGATTAAATTTCGTGTTGTGACACCATTAGGGATGATTGGCGCCTCGATTAAATCACATTGGAACGGTCCTTTTCTAGTGCGAGAAGCCGTGGCGACGCCAATCCACCGAGACACCGGGGTAACTAATTGTCTGACCTCTCCTGATCATGCGGTCAGGCTGCCCATAAAGGTGGTAGCCGAGAAGGGTTGAGCTGGCTGGGTGCATTCGTCGATCTTCACGGGCTGCCGAGCAGTTTCGACGCAATGGACTTGGTGAATCTCACCCAGACCAAAGGACCCATGATCCTCGGCGTCTTCTgggccttcttcgccgtcagCGTGATTATGGTGTCAGCGCGACTGTACATACGGGCGCGATGGCTGCGAAATATCGGGCTTGATGACTATATTATCACAGTCTCAATGGTAGGCTCCACCGCTCGCCCTCGTCAGTGATATAGTAGGCGGCTAATGAAACAGATCATGGTCACCAGCTACACTGTAATAACTACTGTCAATGTTGCCTTCGGATTCGGCAAGCATACTCCGGCCATCACAGCAGAGGGTGGGACGGATCTGTTGACAAGAGTTCTGCTGATTAACTATATCGATTTCGCCTTCGGGATCCTCTCGTTCACAATGCCGAAACTCGCCATCTCTGCCCTTCTAAACCGCGTCATGAACCCCGGCAGATTCCATCGGATCTGGCTGTGGGTGCTGACGGCTTTGGTCTTTGTCTCATCGTCGATTTGCATTgtcgtcctcttcaccatGTGTGACCCACCAGAGGCCATGTGGAAACCACAGCTCGTCGCCGGAGGGGCAGGAACGTGCCGTCCGAACAGGATCCTGGTGGGATACGCTATATTCACAGGGGGTAAGTCACGGCTTAGCTAAGGTCATTCGTACCATTCGCTCATCGCGACGGATGAATAGCAATGTCCGGTTTCGCCGATCTATACCTTGCCATATATCCCACGGTCGTGCTGGCACGACTTCAGATCACACTTAAGAAGAAGTTGGCATTGTGCACGGCGCTTGGATTGGGAGCTGTGTGGGTGCTTCCCGGTGGCTGTAGGACTAGGTTCATTCTGACCTATATAGGGCGTGTGCGATGGCTATTGTCAAGTGCTTTCAGCTGCCAAGTTTATACAATACGGCGGACTCAACATGGAAGTAAAGCTTGCCCTCAAATCATGAGTCCTTCTCTGCTAACTTGAAAGACCCCAGACGCTACTGCGGATCTTGTTATCTGGACCAGGTAAGACTGGCATTTCCCACAGCGAGCTCAGACTAACTTTGTTTCCCAGTATTGAGTCCAACATCATAGTCATTGCCTCTTGCATTCCTACACTCGGTCCCTTGTACGAGTTGATTCTCGGCAGGCGGTCCTGGAGTTCTCAGGAACGGTACCACTACAAGGATAAGGGCAGTAACAATCAGCGGCCATCCTTCTCTGCTGAACGCCACAAAAGGtccaacctgggaagctaCAAGGACGCAGACCTATTTATCACAAACAACATTAGCACCACCCCGGAGGGCAGCCAGGAGAGTATCCTGCGGCTAGATAAGCAAGCCAAGGGTGGACGGCCAGCCGGCGGCATCCAGCGTACCGATCAAGTCGTTGTTGAGTATGAGATGCGGCCGCTTGAAGTTGGCCGGGCCGTGTGAGAAATCACCAAGTCCTCACATGACGTACTAATTTCAAGTATAGGACGATAGTGCTATGATAAAAAGGCCGGTTCTGAGATGGTAGTTTTGATAGCCTTGAATTAATTTGTATTATGGGTCATTAAGACACAGGTTGGAAATAAAAGAGCTTCACATAATCCTGACGACTTAAGTGAATTCCAGGCCTAGATAGGGCATCCCACTGTATAGTAATTGGGAATTTAACGCTGGCTGACTTTTCTCTTATTCAAGGTATAGTGTGCGATTCAAAGCCTCCCAGATTGTAGCTGTCCAAACGGTTCCTGCGTTTAAAAATGGCGAGAGTCTCAGTTGCTGCTACTTATCcaccgtcttcttcctcggcttTCAAATTGTTCCTCCCCTTTCAAGGGTAGGAAACCTTGATATATCGTCTTTTGaagtctttttttctttgtgaTATACAAATCATGAACGGCCATAATGCCTCAGAATAACGAAGCAAACAAGGGGACATTGATTCTAATATGAAAGGTCTGAAGAACACAGCATAGCATCATTTTTTATCTGGTTTCAGCTGCACCAGTTCATAAAGACGTATCACAACAGGATACGAGGAAAGAATGTTCTATTGACAAAGATTCTCTAGTATAAGTCCCAGTGTTCTATCCCTGGCTATCACCACCTCACAAGTTTTCGCAAATTAAATCCATTTGGGGTTAAAATAGTTCATGCACTACTAATCATTCTAGCAATCCCAGGATGTCTTTCACTGGTGGTAGTTCAGCTTCTGGTATTGTTGGCCTCCCTCGGGGATTCGACCCTGCCGTTCTAACGTGGGAGCGTCTACCAGAGACTGGTGAAGCCTGCATTGGGATAGCTATCAATGAAGAAAACGATACGCTTAGCGCTCCGTACGCAGGGGCGTTACGCGGAGTTTTTACTTGTCCCTTCATGATCTGGGTGAAGCCAAACCCGGGCGAAGAAGACTCATTTGTGCCATGCACGGTTAAGGACCTCGAGCACATCAAGAGCTGGACCTTGGTTCGTGAACCTGGTGACCAGGCATTTGGATGGTGGATAAAAGATAAGCAATACAATAAGGGCACTGGAGTAATCGAGAATGTTGGCGTCGATGTCCGCATGCTCGTCGTGCAGCCCTTCCCCAGGGAAGACAAGCGCCACATCGATAGGTGGATGCCTGGTGCATTACACAGGCTATTTATTTCTGTCATGGAGCGACAGAAAAAGAATGATGGGAAGTCTGTTAAGATGCTTGCTGAAGCACGAGTGGCGCTGGCGAAAGTGGAAGCTGAGCAGACCAAACTCGTAGAAGAGAAATTATCGTTGGTGAAGGAGACTGTTGACGCCCTGAGCAAACCCCCAGGGCACAATAGACGACGGCCCACCAGCTATCTTGAGGATATGATATGCAGGCAGGGTCCAGAGGCTCAATGAAGGTTATACGGTAGGTCTTCGATGCTGTTAATGAACGGTGGTCACCTTTATTTTGCTTTACCCTTAAAATTTATTTTCCTCTGCTAGACACATATGAGCTTTCTCTCCTGTTTGAAGATTGTCAAAGGTTTACTACCTGTAAATAATTGAAATCTGAAAAAGTCGATAGAGCGTGAGCCAGTCCCGTCCTTTCATGCTGTTCCCGCAATAACGGGCATTATATGTCATGCAGAAGGGAGTCGACGAAAAACAATATAATTCAAGTTAAAGGACTTACAGCAATAATGACTGCCGACCCTCGTTCGAGCACCTGACTCAACTTCAAGTATTCTCGATAGATAAACTCGCCAAGTCTCCCACATGCGACTGGCTACAAGCGCCTACAACAGCATTCATGCCACAATACCGATCAGCGGCTCGAGATGCTTCTACCGAGCTTCTCCTGCCGCCAGTGTCGCCGGCGCCGCCGAGGGCGTTGACCCTGCTGTTCTAATCTCCGAACGCGAGCCAAAATTGGGAGAAGCCTACTTTGGCTACGTGATTGAATATGACGACACAAAAACGACACCTGAATGGCGGCCCAATGAGCAAACTGGCGTGCATTAATCCAATCCCGGTCGTCGTTTCTGTGAGGACGAACCGTGGTGACGAGTGATCAGTCGCGTCATGGAGCTGAGACGAGATCAATTAACACTGCGGATAGAGACGAGCTCGGGGTCGCTGAGCAGGTCTCGGGGCGTGGATGACTTCTGGCAAGCTTGTCAGATCAAGAAAGGGACTGGCACTGTAGTACTTGTTAATCATGATAACCCCCTCCACTGCGTCCAGCCTTCCGCGAAGGACTCCTCGCGCCACCTGAATAACCAGCCTCTTGAAGCATATGAGAACCTGTCTTCTGTTAGATGATTGGCGGTGCTAAGGTAGatggaaaagggatccgttCTGCCAACCCGCATCGCGGCAGCACGGTAATTGAGCAGATGTTGAAAGGTTTGGCTCCTGACGACTGGCAGTCGAAGTTTGAAGGAATCCCCTGAATTCACGAGTGATAACTCAAGCTGTCGGAAAGAAAGATGAGCCACACCCAAGAACATAACTCTTGGTGACCCTATACTTTCAGTCCAAGCTCAACTCGGTCCCATTCCAGCACACCACTCTCTTCATTTGCCGGTTTGTGCTTTTCTGGTTTCCGTATGTTCCTTTTGTTATTCCGTTGTAGGATTTTCTCCATCTGTCATTACCATCCAATTTGGTCCTGGCTGTCGTATAAAGCAATGGGATGACATCTCTACCGTAGAGCCTCAGTCCTAACAAATGCCCAGTATCTCGACCACCCAAAGTCAACCATAGCGGTAAGGACACCATCTATTACGGACACAGACTCGGTGAGAATAGTAGCTCGCGTCCTATGCAGACGCGTATGTGCGCGCCGGTAGAGCAGGACAATGCCCAGCCACCCAGACTTTACCCCAATAAATCTTGTCGAGAACGTTTACTGGTCGATCGAGAGCATGAGAACAACGACATCGCATAGGAAGCGTTGTGACGGTACATAGTCTAGAAAATGGTCAAGTGTATTCGAGCTGTAAAAGATGAGTGTTCTCGATGAAGTTTGTTTTTTAAACAAGGGAGGGTTCACTCTGCCAAGGAACGGTGTTAGTGATCGCTCTGCTGTGGACCTGGCTGTCAAAACGCAGCAAATTAAAACTAAATTAATCACGCCAAGCAACTCTATAGGGTATAGAGTATGTCTTGTCTTACGTGGTCTTCGACTGGATCGGATCGGCAGAAGACACGGCCACGCGGGCTGACCCACTGGCTAGACTTATTTGGTCCTAGCTGGCAGGAACTCACCGCTTAGTCATGATGCGTCCAGGCTGGATCCGGCTAAGCTTCGGAGTAATCCATGGTTTGGGGCAGTGGAACTGGATTGATCAGGAACCGAAGGCCGAACTACACCCAGGCAAATTTGACAGCTCCCAAGGCATCATGATTTCCAGTCCGGAAAAGGGGTTCACCCCGACCTCGACTGAGGCATACAAGCCGTCTCCCACTATGTTTCAAGATCACTTCCATCCAGTCGGCTGCTTCACCACCGCCTCCCAATCTATCCCCCTCCGACAGCGAACCGCCAGGACGCCATCGCCATGACTCTGATCTTACCCCTCTGGATTTTGTTGACCCTCGCCCTAGTCGCAATCGCCGACGAGCAGACCGACTGCAACCCCCTCAACAGCACCTGTCCTGCTGATCCTGCGTTGGGCACCGAGCATACCTGGTGGTTCAACTCCACGCTCGATGATGCTCTCTGGAACATGACAACCGGTACCCCTGACTATACATCTGAAGGCGCCGAGTTTTCGATCAAGACGGAGAACGCTTCGACCCTGTTGCAGTCGAACTTCTACATCTTTTTCGGCGTGGTGGAGGCGCACGTCAAGATGGCCAAGGGCGCCGGGATCATCAGCAGCGTGGTTCTCCAGTCCGACGACCTGGATGAGATCGATTGGGAGTGGGTTGGATACAATACGAGCGAGGTGCAGTCCAACTTCTTTGGCAAGGGGAACACAACGACAAGCGATCGAGGCGGATTCCATCCGGCGGCGGATGCGGATACCGAGTTCCACAACTACACCACCTACTGGGATGAGAAACGTCTGGAGTGGTGGATTGACGGGGAGCTGATGCGGACAGTCAACTACTCTGAGCCCTTGACGGTCTACGGCAAGAACTATCCGCAGACTCCATGCCGGGTCAAGATCAGCGTCTGGCCCGCCGGGCTCCCGACGCAGTCGATAGGAAATATTGAATGGGCTGGCGGCCTTGTTGACTGGTCTGACCTCCCTTTCACAATGACCGTGCAACGGGTTCGAGTCAAGGACTTCCAAAGCGCCAAAGAATATACCTATTCTGGACACTCGGGTTCATACGATAGTATTAATATCGTCAGGTCAGTCTCTGCTGTACATGACACCAATTTCAGACCGAGTAGCTAACCCCTACAGTGGAAACTCGACCGCGAAAATAGAGATTAATAAGGCGCCTTCCAAGTCACTATCCGAGAAGTGGGACGAGCTTCCTACCGCGGCCCATATTGGAGTATACTGcggtgctgctgttgccgGCGCCTTGGCTATCGCTGGATTCGTGCTCTTCTGCATCCGCAAACGCCGGCAGGGCCGCCTGGAACGCGCGCTTGCGGAAGGATCACAGACCACGTCGGCCACCGAGATGGACACTCTGAAGAAACAATGGAGGCAGAGCGATTGGACTGCCAGCTATAGACCGCTCAATCAACGACCTTAAAGGAGTCGCCTTCggccttttcttttttcttttcgacACCATGAATAGACATGCTTCATAGGGGTGAGGATCTTACTATGTAGATAGACACTGTAGTTGTTGGTTTGACCTTTTGATAGAACACTGGGCGAGGCGTTCGAATTCTGATATAATTTTGCGAGCACAGTTTACCCTGACGGCATAGGACATTGGAGTCCCTTCGAGCGCGTGCTGTTCCAGAAAAAATGGAATGGACCAGATAAGTTGTAGGTCACCTTGGCTACTCTGGGCTGGCGGGTTGGATAGAATGTTGCAGAACAAACCAATAATCGCCTGGACGAAGTACGAAATCGAGAACCTGGAAGGAACTGTTAGATTACCAGTTGCATGCACCGAGGTGAACATACAGGAGACTGGCCGGCCCAAGAGCTAGACATGGCCAACAaactgctgcagcagggAGCGGCTCGCTGTGACCGCGACGGCAAGACTAGAACCGGGCCCGCAAGCCTTCTGGTTTTGCACCCAGGAGACACTGCGACTGCTCGCTTGATGTATCATGACAGGGCAGTGGTAATACTGTAACTGGAAGACGGGAATGGTCGCATGTCGGTATATTGCGGGAATATTCTCCGCCGTAGTGCGGGGAGGGCTGGTTCCTTGACTGAAGTGACTGCTTCCACTCGTTTAGTTCACGATCTAAGTCCCGGATTATTCGAATCAGGTCAGCCTCGCTCTTTTGAAAGCGCTTGCGGTGAACATAACTCTCCCTTAATCCGGGACTggaggaaggcgagatgAACGTAGACGTGGAGATCGGACCCTAGTTTAGGGTCACCATGATGAAAGTGCCCAAGATCCAGATCGCATTCTGCATCATCCAGCCTCGGCGGCAGCCCTGTCACCATGCTGAGCCCCTTATCACAGACGTAAACGATCCAGAAAAGTGTCCGGGTATAGCGATCGACATCAGACGGTTTCTCCCATACTGCGCAAGGGGAGACATGCCCTTTCAAGTAGCAAGCGTACCGCGCGGCAGCTGAGAGCAGCTGGTCAACGGTATTAAAGTCGCCGGCCAGCCCCGGCACAAAGACACTATTATTTCTGTCAACTTGCTCGAATCAGAGCTTGATACGTCAACACTGCACCAGCATTAAAAGGGTCTGCAAGCCATGTAAAGAGACGGGCTCCTCGAATATACGTGGTAGCAACCGATGTGCTCTTCGCGTATTGATCACTATACTGGAGAGGATACCCCTTCGGCCCATGAACCGCCAAGGCAGACAATGCCTGCATGCCTTGGCACTTGTGCACGCCAGGAGACAGGGTGGAGTACTTTTCACAGTAGGCGGCATCGATAGTGCTGCCGTACAGCAAGCGATCAATGATAGGGAAAAGAACGCCAAGTTGCGAGGCCTGATACTGGAGGATCTCTTCATAAAGAAACGTCCAATCAGGTAAAGGGAGATCAAGGCCTGTCGGTGATGAAGGGAGCTGCGCAGCCGACTCATCGGGTTGGAGGTACTCGGGGTGGAAGTCTCGCCGGTGCAGTGATAAACCCAATCACGACCCCAATTCGAAAAGAAGGGGGTGCCATCGAATGTACAGATGTTTCCCTGGTAGCGACCGGCAAGCTGTAAATTGTGGGCGAAGGCAGGGGCAAAGATCTCAACCAGTCCATCTCGGCCAGGCGGTACCTTTGCAATTGTCGGGTGGCGGGGGAAATAAATACGCTAACAATAGCGTCTGGATAATATGAGGACTTAGCTAAGATTATGATAATTACTAGACCAAATTATTATTAGAATAAAAAGACCCACAGTCTTGCCGGCAAGGGTAGTTCACCTTGTAGGGTCTGGCCGGCAGCCACACCACAGTAGGCTATATGTTCGACGACACTGTTCTGAAAATACCATATGCTACATATGCAGTTACGACGACGGGACAATATGAGTTGAAAAGGTCTACGATCTGCCCTAAGAAACTTAATCACCGGTGTTACCGAGCGCAAGAGTAGAAGCGAGGAGGCGAGTATATGCGTCTGCCGTCCAAAACTTAATGAGCAGCGAAGAGAAACAATCCTCAAGAAGCAAGCTGGTCTCGGCGTGCAGTATGATGTGAGGTTAGGATTGGGGTAAGCCAATGTGCAAATCGGGCCGTGAAAAGTCGTCATCAGCACTATGCCGAGCCCCTGGTTGGGCTCAGCACTATGAGATCTGGTCACGGCATTTTGAGATCTCAGGTAGTTGTTGAGTATATACAAAGAATTTAGGTATATACCTAATAGTCAAGTCCATTGTCTAGAAGGATAAATGAACAATCCTCATCAGGTCAGCTTGGGAGTATTGAGGCTCGAGGAGTGTGCCATATATGTGGAGCATGACGTGCTTATAGACATGATAGACATGCCTTAGAAATTCATACAAGCTATAATAGGCTGCCATGCTACCGTGGAGCTTGAAGCTAGAGATCCTGATTCCAGAAAGGATAACGCGTTTTGAATGGG
It contains:
- a CDS encoding uncharacterized protein (transcript_id=CADANIAT00007756); this encodes MIALRDRCCILRLPNELLESILRYAYPHVDGGMHSPIVQERRKERYRTLASWCLICRRLYPLVLSHLYGDLIVSCNPPEVQHESVSKLLHRSCRQNPALRGLCKRLTVYYHDYAASYQEELGNPLYYIANDFTTWFTGVRSLTLFELRDNERVWQLLRQGLCKFRSLTELSLRQTYRYDIDLWRVVDMINELAYPQLRTLALYGVTIRDSSAREKTQRKPRTSRIRSLKLQCFMGTPDDLTELFQWPEVLEEFHLQYMFGDNYSDGGAYDSWSLATLRSILIIHKSTLRSIKIRALNIRGLAGFDVREFERLEELSLSSSIICRLYKAWQHDDHTLSALVGPRLRSFELVLTLEDQQHCESLGDFGETEENWLRALAHFAIRKQYPLREIRIQFAPYKYETLDFDCRYPWDRMDDLDRELQLHGIRVHYSPPTVSRAEFEELLKDYFAK
- a CDS encoding uncharacterized protein (transcript_id=CADANIAT00007757) — its product is MPHTENTTNACANGHGNGYNENGITVNVEELAVSPNLPDQVPGLLDKIAAFSKQYLGAEPQARLKLLETARSLVYALETPREAIIRHCWAESTSYAALETAVALNLFTALGTHESKTVAELAEATGAEPALLSQLETGRLMKHLAAMGVITETGCDEYRPTSFSKVLTVEKYSDAFPLMTSRFTMGILALPAFLEKTKYRNPTSATDTAFQLGYNTDKGFFGLLQQEPITAKRFNNHMGVYAQGRARWMDPGFYPVRERLIDGVAINQEDVLLVDVGGSFGHDLLDFRRKWPDIPGRLVLQDLPEVISAVKDLHPSIDITAHDFFTEQPVKAARAYYLHSVLHDWPDDLCSKILANLAAAMKPRYSKLLVNENVIPDKGAYWETTSLDLIMMQLGSGERTERHWRSLLESAGLRIVGFWTAHRSVESLIECELA
- a CDS encoding uncharacterized protein (transcript_id=CADANIAT00007758), encoding MDLVNLTQTKGPMILGVFWAFFAVSVIMVSARLYIRARWLRNIGLDDYIITVSMIMVTSYTVITTVNVAFGFGKHTPAITAEGGTDLLTRVLLINYIDFAFGILSFTMPKLAISALLNRVMNPGRFHRIWLWVLTALVFVSSSICIVVLFTMCDPPEAMWKPQLVAGGAGTCRPNRILVGYAIFTGDATADLVIWTSIESNIIVIASCIPTLGPLYELILGRRSWSSQERYHYKDKGSNNQRPSFSAERHKRSNLGSYKDADLFITNNISTTPEGSQESILRLDKQAKGGRPAGGIQRTDQVVVEYEMRPLEVGRAV
- a CDS encoding uncharacterized protein (transcript_id=CADANIAT00007759) — protein: MARVSVAATYPPSSSSAFKLFLPFQGNPRMSFTGGSSASGIVGLPRGFDPAVLTWERLPETGEACIGIAINEENDTLSAPYAGALRGVFTCPFMIWVKPNPGEEDSFVPCTVKDLEHIKSWTLVREPGDQAFGWWIKDKQYNKGTGVIENVGVDVRMLVVQPFPREDKRHIDRWMPGALHRLFISVMERQKKNDGKSVKMLAEARVALAKVEAEQTKLVEEKLSLVKETVDALSKPPGHNRRRPTSYLEDMICRQGPEAQ
- a CDS encoding protein crhE (transcript_id=CADANIAT00007760) encodes the protein MTLILPLWILLTLALVAIADEQTDCNPLNSTCPADPALGTEHTWWFNSTLDDALWNMTTGTPDYTSEGAEFSIKTENASTLLQSNFYIFFGVVEAHVKMAKGAGIISSVVLQSDDLDEIDWEWVGYNTSEVQSNFFGKGNTTTSDRGGFHPAADADTEFHNYTTYWDEKRLEWWIDGELMRTVNYSEPLTVYGKNYPQTPCRVKISVWPAGLPTQSIGNIEWAGGLVDWSDLPFTMTVQRVRVKDFQSAKEYTYSGHSGSYDSINIVSGNSTAKIEINKAPSKSLSEKWDELPTAAHIGVYCGAAVAGALAIAGFVLFCIRKRRQGRLERALAEGSQTTSATEMDTLKKQWRQSDWTASYRPLNQRP